Proteins from a genomic interval of Arvicola amphibius chromosome 14, mArvAmp1.2, whole genome shotgun sequence:
- the LOC119800623 gene encoding 40S ribosomal protein S25-like, which translates to MPPKDDNKKKDDGKSAKKDKGPVNKSGGKAKKKKLSKGKVQGKFNNPVLFDKATHDKLCKEVPNCKLFTPAVVPERLKVQGSLARAALQELLSKGLIKLVSKHRAQVISTRNTKSGDATAAGEDT; encoded by the coding sequence ATGCCGCCCAAGGATGACAACAAGAAGAAAGATGATGGAAAGTCGGCCAAAAAGGACAAAGGCCCAGTAAATAAGTCTGGTGGCAAggccaaaaagaagaaattgtcCAAAGGCAAAGTTCAGGGCAAATTCAACAATCCAGTCCTGTTTGACAAGGCTACACATGACAAACTCTGTAAGGAAGTTCCTAACTGCAAGCTTTTTACTCCAGCTGTGGTCCCTGAGAGACTGAAGGTTCAGGGTTCCTTGGCCAGGGCAGCCCTTCAGGAGTTGCTTAGTAAAGGGCTTATCAAGCTGGTGTCAAAGCACAGAGCCCAAGTAATTTCCACCAGAAACACAAAGAGCGGGGATGCCACAGCTGCTGGTGAAGATACATAA